A DNA window from Phragmites australis chromosome 11, lpPhrAust1.1, whole genome shotgun sequence contains the following coding sequences:
- the LOC133884937 gene encoding uncharacterized protein LOC133884937 isoform X1 — protein MRGGGGGRQPYAAADAAVIPVASRKMVQSLKGILADRSEGEIYATLCDCGMDPDVAVERLISQDTFHEVRRKRDKKKETKAPQETRPRPFHKSIYRGYKASSDRSGRFQAGLGDSTGGVKGPIKRETELHAPPNSSVLDVKTSSPTETISATTNVSQADARYTTSQPPSQAQHGWGIPGRPSMAEIVKMGRPQSRVVSRSIASSTAMPAVGDSVISNTPSHTPKEYNNTVFASEVGHGTSYKLPNGAIEVYSVSKDASSFDISPPADGVDVAAPSMNANAQGSATADVNKDGIEKETNLEEDNAESLTISGQFSASGKDVQSEHVGIATHLDNGLIEETDEFQSNGLSLEHNQNSNGDMSTATKQFDRLTLHEGPKSSDDNPAVIIPDHLQVSNADCAHLTFGSFVSGTLDSSLSVKPLNSHGEVATVPDNHSIEQSDVRIHEDESKVTVTPAANEYVTSATNSNVEDLDVTSAQQSKVTRANFMDVTNNTEHNLSSTPDYATSTAVRQDSGSHAYLQENRQLQNISPLSSFMQIQNGLLPPTIPPLREFDPAFSLLLTNPPTMIHGTTSSSMSNTTVSAQPQENVNPGGLPNPQYTQSQPSTSIASGPPLPQHLALHPYAQAATLPLGYASMIGYPSLPPSYAYIPPAAFQQPYMNSGLFHQAAAAVPNSSMKYPLPQYKSNIALTSLPQPASMLSSYVGGFGTANNMHGNFPLNQSTASAAATLGFDGTVPSQYKDGNQYISLQQSENPAMWMHGAGSRAMPPLAANTFYGYQGLSHQAGLRQGQLPSQFGAALGQSQPGLGPEHRNPSDSNLSAAAQANPMWPNSY, from the exons atgaggggcggcggcggcgggaggcagCCCTACGcggcggcggacgcggcggtgATCCCGGTGGCCTCGAGGAAGATGGTGCAGAGCCTCAAGGGGATCCTGGCCGACCGCTCGGAAGGCGAGATCTACGCCACGCTCTGCGACTGCGGCATGGACCCCGACGTCGCCGTCGAGAGGCTCATCTCCCAAG ATACTTTTCATGAAGTGAGAAGAAAGCGGGACAAGAAAAAGGAG ACCAAAGCTCCTCAGGAAACAAGACCTCGACCATTCCATAAGTCTATATACCGAGGGTATAAGGCTAGTTCTGATCGAAGTGGGCGTTTTCAAGCTGGATTAGGAG ACTCGACGGGTGGTGTTAAAGGCCCTATCAAGAGAGAAACAGAGTTACATGCTCCACCAAACTCATCAGTCTTGGATGTCAAGACAAGCAGTCCTACAGAAACAATTTCTGCTACTAC CAATGTTTCCCAAGCTGATGCAAGGTACACCACTTCCCAGCCTCCATCTCAAGCGCAGCATGGTTGGGGTATTCCAGGTCGCCCTTCCATGGCTGAAATAGTAAAGATGGGCAGGCCTCAATCTAGAGTTGTGAGCAGATCGATTGCTAGTAGCACTGCCATGCCAGCTGTTGGTGATTCAGTCATTTCcaacacaccaagtcacacaCCCAAGGAATACAATAACACTGTTTTCGCATCAGAAGTTGGCCATGGCACATCATATAAGTTACCAAATGGTGCTATTGAGGTGTACTCTGTATCTAAGGATGCTTCCTCATTTGATATATCACCTCCAGCAGACGGAGTGGACGTGGCAGCTCCTTCCATGAATGCAAACGCACAAGGTTCAGCAACTGCAGATGTCAACAAAGACGGCATTGAAAAAGAGACAAATTTAGAGGAGGATAATGCAGAAAGTTTGACAATTTCTGGACAATTTTCTGCTTCTGGTAAAGATGTGCAATCAGAACATGTTGGCATTGCCACTCATCTGGACAATGGCTTGATAGAGGAAACAGATGAATTTCAGTCCAACGGCCTTTCACTTGAGCATAACCAAA ATTCAAATGGAGATATGTCTACTGCAACGAAACAATTTGACCGTTTGACTCTTCATGAGGGACCAAAATCGTCTGATGATAATCCGGCTGTAATAATCCCTGATCATCTTCAGGTTTCAAATGCTGATTGCGCACACTTGACGTTTGGTAGTTTCGTGTCCGGAACACTTGATTCATCTTTGTCTGTAAAACCTCTCAATAGTCATGGGGAGGTTGCGACAGTACCCGATAACCATTCAATTGAACAGTCAGATGTTAG AATCCACGAGGATGAAAGCAAGGTGACAGTAACACCTGCAGCTAATGAGTATGTGACTTCGGCAACAAACAGCAATGTGGAGGATCTTGATGTTACATCAGCACAACAGTCTAAAGTGACAAGAGCCAATTTCATGGATGTCACAAACAACACCGAACACAATCTATCATCGACCCCTGATTACGCAACTTCAACTGCAGTGCGACAAGATTCTGGTTCACACGCTTATCTGCAGGAAAATCGACAATTGCAAAACATTTCTCCTCTCTCAAGCTTTATG CAAATACAAAATGGTCTACTGCCACCAACAATCCCACCTTTGCGCGAGTTCGATCCAGCATTCTCACTGTTGCTCACTAACCCACCTACAATGATTCATGGTACAACATCATCATCCATGAGCAACACAACTGTTTCTGCGCAGCCGCAAGAG AATGTCAATCCAGGTGGTTTACCCAACCCTCAATATACTCAATCTCAGCCAAGCACCAGCATTGCTTCAGGGCCTCCTCTCCCTCAGCATCTTGCCCTTCATCCTTATGCTCAAGCAGCAACTCTTCCTCTTGGGTACGCAAGCATGATTGGCTATCCATCTCTGCCGCCAAGTTATGCTTATATCCCGCCTGCTGCTTTTCAGCAACCATACATGAACAGTGGTCTATTCCACCAAGCAGCAGCTGCAGTTCCCAACTCTAGCATGAAATACCCTCTACCACAGTACAAAAGCAACATTGCCCTTACTAGCTTACCACAACCAGCCTCTATGCTCTCAAGCTATGTTGGAGGCTTCGGAACTGCAAACAACATGCATGGTAATTTCCCTCTGAACCAAAGCACAGCATCAGCAGCCGCTACTCTTGGGTTCGATGGAACGGTCCCCTCACAATACAAAGATGGAAATCAGTACATTTCTCTTCAGCAG AGTGAGAACCCTGCAATGTGGATGCATGGAGCTGGTTCACGAGCAATGCCCCCACTTGCAGCCAATACATTTTATGGCTATCAAGGGCTGAGTCATCAGGCTGGCCTTCGGCAGGGCCAGCTACCTTCACAGTTTGGCGCCGCGCTTGGGCAGTCACAGCCAGGCTTGGGCCCTGAACACCGAAACCCTAGTGATAGCAACTTAAGTGCTGCTGCTCAGGCTAACCCAATGTGGCCAAATAGCTACTGA
- the LOC133884937 gene encoding uncharacterized protein LOC133884937 isoform X2, translated as MSQEEVLSDALVSMRKAKTTSNSEWSNVSQADARYTTSQPPSQAQHGWGIPGRPSMAEIVKMGRPQSRVVSRSIASSTAMPAVGDSVISNTPSHTPKEYNNTVFASEVGHGTSYKLPNGAIEVYSVSKDASSFDISPPADGVDVAAPSMNANAQGSATADVNKDGIEKETNLEEDNAESLTISGQFSASGKDVQSEHVGIATHLDNGLIEETDEFQSNGLSLEHNQNSNGDMSTATKQFDRLTLHEGPKSSDDNPAVIIPDHLQVSNADCAHLTFGSFVSGTLDSSLSVKPLNSHGEVATVPDNHSIEQSDVRIHEDESKVTVTPAANEYVTSATNSNVEDLDVTSAQQSKVTRANFMDVTNNTEHNLSSTPDYATSTAVRQDSGSHAYLQENRQLQNISPLSSFMQIQNGLLPPTIPPLREFDPAFSLLLTNPPTMIHGTTSSSMSNTTVSAQPQENVNPGGLPNPQYTQSQPSTSIASGPPLPQHLALHPYAQAATLPLGYASMIGYPSLPPSYAYIPPAAFQQPYMNSGLFHQAAAAVPNSSMKYPLPQYKSNIALTSLPQPASMLSSYVGGFGTANNMHGNFPLNQSTASAAATLGFDGTVPSQYKDGNQYISLQQSENPAMWMHGAGSRAMPPLAANTFYGYQGLSHQAGLRQGQLPSQFGAALGQSQPGLGPEHRNPSDSNLSAAAQANPMWPNSY; from the exons ATGTCACAAGAGGAAGTATTAAGTGACGCGTTGGTCTCTATGAGGAAGGCTAAAACGACAAGTAATTCCGAATGGAG CAATGTTTCCCAAGCTGATGCAAGGTACACCACTTCCCAGCCTCCATCTCAAGCGCAGCATGGTTGGGGTATTCCAGGTCGCCCTTCCATGGCTGAAATAGTAAAGATGGGCAGGCCTCAATCTAGAGTTGTGAGCAGATCGATTGCTAGTAGCACTGCCATGCCAGCTGTTGGTGATTCAGTCATTTCcaacacaccaagtcacacaCCCAAGGAATACAATAACACTGTTTTCGCATCAGAAGTTGGCCATGGCACATCATATAAGTTACCAAATGGTGCTATTGAGGTGTACTCTGTATCTAAGGATGCTTCCTCATTTGATATATCACCTCCAGCAGACGGAGTGGACGTGGCAGCTCCTTCCATGAATGCAAACGCACAAGGTTCAGCAACTGCAGATGTCAACAAAGACGGCATTGAAAAAGAGACAAATTTAGAGGAGGATAATGCAGAAAGTTTGACAATTTCTGGACAATTTTCTGCTTCTGGTAAAGATGTGCAATCAGAACATGTTGGCATTGCCACTCATCTGGACAATGGCTTGATAGAGGAAACAGATGAATTTCAGTCCAACGGCCTTTCACTTGAGCATAACCAAA ATTCAAATGGAGATATGTCTACTGCAACGAAACAATTTGACCGTTTGACTCTTCATGAGGGACCAAAATCGTCTGATGATAATCCGGCTGTAATAATCCCTGATCATCTTCAGGTTTCAAATGCTGATTGCGCACACTTGACGTTTGGTAGTTTCGTGTCCGGAACACTTGATTCATCTTTGTCTGTAAAACCTCTCAATAGTCATGGGGAGGTTGCGACAGTACCCGATAACCATTCAATTGAACAGTCAGATGTTAG AATCCACGAGGATGAAAGCAAGGTGACAGTAACACCTGCAGCTAATGAGTATGTGACTTCGGCAACAAACAGCAATGTGGAGGATCTTGATGTTACATCAGCACAACAGTCTAAAGTGACAAGAGCCAATTTCATGGATGTCACAAACAACACCGAACACAATCTATCATCGACCCCTGATTACGCAACTTCAACTGCAGTGCGACAAGATTCTGGTTCACACGCTTATCTGCAGGAAAATCGACAATTGCAAAACATTTCTCCTCTCTCAAGCTTTATG CAAATACAAAATGGTCTACTGCCACCAACAATCCCACCTTTGCGCGAGTTCGATCCAGCATTCTCACTGTTGCTCACTAACCCACCTACAATGATTCATGGTACAACATCATCATCCATGAGCAACACAACTGTTTCTGCGCAGCCGCAAGAG AATGTCAATCCAGGTGGTTTACCCAACCCTCAATATACTCAATCTCAGCCAAGCACCAGCATTGCTTCAGGGCCTCCTCTCCCTCAGCATCTTGCCCTTCATCCTTATGCTCAAGCAGCAACTCTTCCTCTTGGGTACGCAAGCATGATTGGCTATCCATCTCTGCCGCCAAGTTATGCTTATATCCCGCCTGCTGCTTTTCAGCAACCATACATGAACAGTGGTCTATTCCACCAAGCAGCAGCTGCAGTTCCCAACTCTAGCATGAAATACCCTCTACCACAGTACAAAAGCAACATTGCCCTTACTAGCTTACCACAACCAGCCTCTATGCTCTCAAGCTATGTTGGAGGCTTCGGAACTGCAAACAACATGCATGGTAATTTCCCTCTGAACCAAAGCACAGCATCAGCAGCCGCTACTCTTGGGTTCGATGGAACGGTCCCCTCACAATACAAAGATGGAAATCAGTACATTTCTCTTCAGCAG AGTGAGAACCCTGCAATGTGGATGCATGGAGCTGGTTCACGAGCAATGCCCCCACTTGCAGCCAATACATTTTATGGCTATCAAGGGCTGAGTCATCAGGCTGGCCTTCGGCAGGGCCAGCTACCTTCACAGTTTGGCGCCGCGCTTGGGCAGTCACAGCCAGGCTTGGGCCCTGAACACCGAAACCCTAGTGATAGCAACTTAAGTGCTGCTGCTCAGGCTAACCCAATGTGGCCAAATAGCTACTGA
- the LOC133884938 gene encoding uncharacterized protein LOC133884938 → MAGGRKREWVRKKMAMVAGGQQSPRWTLRIRALSAALRRRRHRAGGLPRVDVLRLLYENVVFHLLWVLESIVVLAKLCFFYLRFGFRL, encoded by the coding sequence ATGGCCGGCGGGAGGAAGCGGGAGTGGGTACGGAAGAAGATGGCGATGGTGGCCGGGGGCCAGCAGTCGCCGCGGTGGACGCTGCGCATTCGCGCGCTGTCCGCCGCGCTGCGCCGGCGGAGGCACCGGGCTGGCGGCCTCCCGCGCGTCGACGTCCTCCGGCTCCTGTACGAGAACGTTGTCTTCCACCTGCTGTGGGTGCTCGAGTCAATCGTCGTCCTCGCCAAGCTCTGCTTCTTCTACCTGCGGTTCGGCTTCCGGTTGTGA